A genomic segment from Nicotiana sylvestris chromosome 1, ASM39365v2, whole genome shotgun sequence encodes:
- the LOC138873780 gene encoding uncharacterized protein, with the protein MNQEPEYDEEEAFREINHELEQFENKPKPNLNDTEPVNLGSSKEVKETKISIHTDEKAQDALIQHLFEFKDVFAWSYDDMLGLSIDLVVHKLPTYPGYPPVQQKQRKFKIDISDKIKEEVTKQLKAGVIQVVQYTTWLANVVPVPKRDGKTRVCVDYRDLNKGSPKDNFSLPNTHILVNNYAKHEI; encoded by the coding sequence atgaaccaagaaccagaatatgatgaagaagaggcttttagggaaataaatcatGAATTGGAAcagtttgagaataaacctaagccgaacttaaatgatactgagccggttaatttgggtagttctaaagaagtcaaagaaactaagataagcattcacacagatgaaaaGGCTCAGGATGCATTGATTCAAcatttgtttgaattcaaagatgtgtttgcttggtcgtacgatgacatgctAGGACTAAGTatcgatttggtggttcacaagttgccaacctaccccggttatccccctgtccagcaaaagcaaagaaagttcaaaattgatatcagtgacaagattaaagaagaggtcacaaaacaatTAAAAGCTGGGGTAATCCAAGTGGTTcaatacaccacatggttagccaatgtagttccagtgccaaagaGAGATGGGAAAACTCGAGTGTGTGTGGACTACAGAGATCTAAACAAAGGaagtcccaaggataatttcTCTTTGCCAAACACCCACATCCTTGTTAATAActacgccaaacatgagatatag